One segment of Synchiropus splendidus isolate RoL2022-P1 chromosome 4, RoL_Sspl_1.0, whole genome shotgun sequence DNA contains the following:
- the btg1 gene encoding protein BTG1 yields the protein MHTLCARGTMKPEISAAVGFLTRFLRVKGHVNDRQVQTFSQSLQDILSEQYKHHWFPDRPCKGSGYRCIRINHKMDPLVGQAGQRIGLTIQQLYLLLPSELTLWVDPFEVSYRIGEDGSICVLYESQPSPAGMPLSAASSSSSGSSGAVSPLVDSHISCKEELMVLGRTSPSKAYNMMTVSS from the exons ATGCATACCCTCTGTGCTCGGGGAACCATGAAACCCGAGATCAGCGCCGCCGTGGGATTTCTGACCCGGTTCCTGCGGGTGAAGGGACACGTCAACGACCGACAGGTCCAGACGTTCAGCCAAAGCTTGCAGGACATTCTGTCAG AGCAATACAAGCACCATTGGTTCCCAGACAGGCCCTGCAAAGGCTCAGGTTATCGCTGCATCCGCATCAACCACAAGATGGACCCGCTGGTTGGGCAGGCGGGTCAGCGCATCGGTCTGACCATCCAGCAACTCTACCTACTGCTGCCAAGCGAGCTGACGCTCTGGGTGGACCCCTTCGAGGTGTCCTACCGCATCGGCGAGGACGGCTCCATCTGCGTCCTGTACGAGTCGCAGCCCAGCCCCGCGGGGATGCCACTGTCCGCGGcgtccagctccagctcaggaAGCAGCGGGGCGgtgagccccctggtggacagtCACATCAGCTGCAAGGAGGAACTGATGGTGCTGGGAAGAACCAGTCCTTCCAAAGCCTACAACATGATGACTGTCTCCAGCTAA